A part of Miscanthus floridulus cultivar M001 chromosome 6, ASM1932011v1, whole genome shotgun sequence genomic DNA contains:
- the LOC136457913 gene encoding uncharacterized protein: protein MLLEELLRCQIQGWYPAFRRHSIPTVIIPLPAAFLRYLAGQRAYPDPDADADADEEPLPFLLPAITSGRQAFAPIHSHHPDPDSLLNSDIFFGSSDEDVFDPDADHPLRPEFPELEAAIDAAIAELGGAALPKLNWSAPKDATFMSADGTTRCTCFAEVAMLLRSSDCVAHDLASARQSCEDFVRPEGARRNAQNVRAGAKDARPNADETGSSEGSHEGTNEAPSNSSKIGEEGGKTDDEDCDVEAATEEESNETTWVDDGFQYYLALRKWYPGLRPESEFRCFVRQRKLVAVSQRDPSAYYPSLPGWSSEVQPKIEAFFDEVIEPQFASINYTFDVYVRTDGRVKLIDFNPWGGYTLPLLFAWEELEEEGRGPELEFRVVMQQGAVRPGLMTAVPYDMLDWGEGSGWDVFLKKADEELDRQMNSLDGDS, encoded by the coding sequence aTGCTTCTCGAGGAGCTGCTCCGGTGCCAGATCCAGGGGTGGTACCCGGCCTTCCGCCGCCACTCCATCCCCACCGTCATCATCCCGCTTCCAGCCGCCTTCCTCCGCTACCTCGCTGGCCAGCGGGCCTACCCCGACCCTGACGCCGATGCCGACGCTGATGAGGAGCCGCTCCCGTTCCTCCTCCCCGCGATAACCTCCGGCCGCCAGGCCTTCGCACCCATCCACTCGCACCACCCCGACCCCGACTCCCTCCTCAACTCCGACATCTTCTTCGGCTCCAGCGACGAAGACGTATTTGACCCCGACGCCGACCACCCGCTCCGGCCGGAGTTCCCGGAGCTGGAGGCGGCCATCGACGCCGCCATCGCCGAGCTAGGCGGCGCCGCGCTCCCCAAGCTCAACTGGAGCGCGCCCAAGGATGCCACCTTCATGTCTGCCGATGGGACGACTCGGTGCACTTGCTTCGCCGAGGTTGCCATGCTGCTCCGCTCCTCCGACTGTGTGGCCCACGACCTTGCCTCCGCTCGACAATCATGCGAGGATTTCGTGCGCCCGGAGGGTGCTCGACGGAATGCCCAAAATGTTAGGGCCGGTGCCAAGGATGCTCGACCAAATGCCGATGAGACTGGTAGCAGCGAAGGCAGCCACGAGGGCACCAATGAAGCTCCAAGTAATTCAAGCAAGATAGGCGAGGAGGGAGGCAAGACAGATGATGAGGACTGTGATGTTGAAGCTGCAACAGAAGAAGAAAGTAACGAGACTACTTGGGTGGATGATGGGTTCCAATACTACCTTGCCCTCCGCAAGTGGTACCCAGGCCTACGCCCTGAGTCAGAGTTCCGATGCTTTGTTCGGCAGCGGAAGCTGGTTGCTGTGTCGCAGAGAGACCCATCAGCTTACTACCCATCACTGCCTGGATGGAGTTCTGAGGTGCAACCGAAAATTGAGGCTTTCTTTGATGAAGTGATTGAGCCACAGTTTGCTTCAATCAATTATACGTTTGATGTGTATGTGAGGACGGATGGGCGGGTCAAGCTGATAGATTTCAATCCATGGGGTGGTTATACCTTGCCGCTGCTGTTTGCTTGGGAGGAGCTTGAGGAGGAGGGGAGAGGGCCGGAGCTGGAGTTTCGGGTGGTCATGCAGCAGGGTGCAGTGAGGCCAGGATTGATGACAGCAGTGCCATATGATATGCTGGATTGGGGAGAGGGGAGTGGCTGGGATGTTTTTCTGAAGAAGGCTGATGAGGAGCTTGACAGACAGATGAACTCACTAGATGGTGATTCATGA
- the LOC136457914 gene encoding transcription factor LRL2-like: MAQAASKRSALLRPMMYEDEPSSMSPELFGYHGVVVDGDEADGGSAAATLSLQLAFDDDNFKGGCDGALADYYSSWAAYGGSGATSSSSSSVLSFEQAGCGGQHHLAYGEDGCALWMDPAAGMVEHPAQQQHGSGCNFGLVVSPSSSPDDAGLYIQEPGTVQLPAKAPHKRARRDGEVQAAAAKKQCGGGARKSKAKAAPASTKDPQSVAAKVRREKIAEKLKVLQDLVPNGTKVDLVTMLEKAITYVKFLQLQVKVLAADEFWPAQGGKAPELSQVKDALDAILSSQQYPK, from the exons ATGGCTCAGGCGGCAAGCAAGCGCAGTGCTTTGCTCCGGCCAATGATGTACGAGGATGAACCTTCCTCCATGTCCCCCGAGCTATTCGGCTACCACGGCGTCGTCGTGGACGGTGATGAGGCCGACGGCGGCTCTGCTGCGGCGACCCTCTCCCTGCAGCTCGCCTTCGACGACGACAACTTCAAGGGCGGGTGCGACGGTGCCTTGGCTGATTACTACAGCAGCTGGGCTGCTTACGGTGGCTCGGGCGCCACATCCAGCTCAAGCTCGTCGGTGCTCAGCTTCGAGCAGGCCGGCTGCGGCGGACAGCATCACCTGGCCTATGGCGAAGACGGGTGCGCGCTCTGGATGGACCCGGCCGCTGGCATGGTCGAGCATCCGGCACAGCAGCAGCACGGATCCGGCTGCAACTTTGGACTCGTCGTCAGCCCAAGCAGCTCGCCTGATGATGCTGGCTTATACATCCAGGAGCCGGGCACCGTTCAGCTGCCAGCCAAGGCGCCTCACAAGCGTGCACGCCGG GATGGTGAGGTGCAAGCTGCAGCAGCGAAGAAGCAGTGTGGTGGCGGGGCCAGGAAGAGCAAGGCCAAGGCTGCTCCTGCTTCTACCAAGGACCCTCAAAGCGTAGCTGCAAAGGTTCGAAGAGAGAAGATTGCCGAGAAGCTCAAGGTCCTGCAAGATCTTGTGCCCAACGGCACCAAG GTGGACTTGGTCACCATGCTAGAGAAGGCGATCACCTATGTCAAGTTTCTCCAGCTGCAAGTGAAG GTGTTGGCTGCCGATGAGTTCTGGCCCGCACAAGGAGGCAAGGCACCAGAGCTCTCTCAAGTGAAGGACGCCTTGGATGCCATCCTGTCATCCCAGCAGTACCCTAAATAA